The sequence below is a genomic window from Bactrocera neohumeralis isolate Rockhampton chromosome 4, APGP_CSIRO_Bneo_wtdbg2-racon-allhic-juicebox.fasta_v2, whole genome shotgun sequence.
attttttattatatttctgttctattttatattaattaattattaatattaagacttaatatttaaaatgtctacatttttttggtaaaattattctttttatttgtttttatatattttttcattgttttatttttacgtattaatatattttatatttacataattttttgatatttttataaacgtttttttgttttcataatttttttacatcctttggaatttttatttttttattattgaaatttattaaattttttaaaaatatacatacatatataacttttacatataaacttttctttcatttacaattatttacattttttataatgttctttaaattgattgatatttttatttattttaaattttatttttttataattatttgttttttttttgctcttttattacatattgatttcgtttgttttaattatgtatgtatatttttacataactactcttttgtttcattaatttttttgtaatgttctttgaaattagtaattttttatttatttttttttaattcttatttatttatcatttttttaattttttacttattttttatttattttattttaatttcttatttattttttaaatttttttatgttttatttatatattttttgaaaaacttttcaataacctattttttcttttattttttttgttttaattttttaaattaaattttatacctttgctttaattttttttaatattttattaattttttgttctaatttttttaattaaattttattcttttataattatttttatttttaacttttatttattttttgttattttatttatttatttttttttttgtttgttaattttcattttttaatatttttcctttttaatattttattttatttttttgttttaaattttatagttatttttatttaatttcaattttaatttacttttaattttttttagtttttatttatttgattttaattagtttttttttatctttatttatttatttttatttattaaattttttttaaatttttatttatatttttttttttaatttttatttatttttttatttttatttatttttttatttttattttttttttttttattttttttttttttttttttttttttttttatttattttttttttttttttttttttttttttatttttttatttttatttttatttttttattattatttatttttttattattatttattgcttttttgtgtttttttggtCTAATCGTTATCTATGTCCGCCCTTATTctaaaaaagatttttcaaaagatATTCGCCTTAACATGTCCATTTGTCGTTCTATTGTGTTCTAAAAAAATGACCTatgtactttttttaatatctcgcaataacaataatttgaaaatatttatttttccattttaggcAGTCAAGCAGCTGAGCAGTGAAGTGCACTTCCATTAAATTATGCTAATGAATAATTGATATGCCAGTCAACCGATCAGCCAGCCTATCAACCCACAAGCAATCGACATATAACAACCACATAACCCGCCTAAGCGGCCGATGTGTTGCGCAGAaggcaaacatacatacatatgactgaaatattagttttaactAATTATTTTGTAGTAGTAATGATTATCATAGAATCATGTGTGCCTCAAGAAGTGGGTGTGTTCCTATTAGAAACGTGTAAATGGATTATAATGCAAACATCTAATCATTCAacatcaaacatacatattgacatgcatgtatatacaacaaataaaCATTGATCATTCTCATTTAGCAAACACCATTCATAGTTAAGATGATTCCTattgtgtatttatttgtattatgaTTTTGATATTGTCAAAATGTATAAGTTTGTTAAATGCGCCACATAAAAGCATAACTcatatcacatatacatatgtaagtgtgtgcatGTTCAGTGGGTGCATGGGCATAGATGAGTGCTGCGCGGTTATGAGTGTGGAAATTGCATATGCTTGTGTATGTGGTCGAAAGCTCAGTGATAGAAATCATAagaattacaataacaaaaagcaaacaccaatttttttgtgcaaataCAAACTGTAAATTTTGCTGAATagtatttagtaattttaattttttgtttattacaattttttactcaCGAAACCACTCATTGCCCTGTGCGGTGCACATGCTAATTTAACCGCTAACTcaacattttaaaaagtttaatatttatgacatgcatatgtacatacatatatatatgtgtatgtgtatatatatgttattatttttttaaattttaaatatgtctaCGCAGACAGCAAGCATTGTATAAAGAGGAGTATAGGTACTAAATGCACATTAGGTATATAAATTAGTTAGCATTACAATAATTAGATAAAAACTAATTTCTAAATAAACTAGTGGAATAAGCAGTGAAGTAAGCAGCGGGTGTGCATTACAACAATTTCTCTAGTATTTTTACTCTAACTGAAAACTTCCAACTTATctgaaaacaaaattgtatatgaaaagctaaaattctttcgaaaatttttaattccaaaaaaactgaaaagttaTGTCTCATTTATTGTATGTTAACTGCCTTTTCCAACTATCTTGCTTAAATGACTTACTTTGCCTGCCGTTTATAAattgttgtatatgtatatgcatacccCTTCGCTACCGTAATGAATCTGTTAGTTTTACCAAATTTCGCAATGGAGCAGAATTCATGAAATAAGACTGTTTTAGGAtttgttatatatacattatatataaatttaaaataacttgattaCAAATATATTGTATTGAATTAAGCTTGTACGCATActaagtaaatacataaatattcttatacatattaagtatttatgtatgtatagcataATTTTTGGGTTTATTGAATGcttataaagaataaaaataaaatatattaaacaaaattaatttgtttcatttcatttatttttttttattcggtTTTATAGGAGATATGCGATATAGGTGTCCAATCGGACCGATTTCGataaatgatcaatagaatatcaaaatgcacctATGTATTAAACCTCtttcggatatctcaaaaactgacgaactAATTTTTAGAAACTCTAAAAAATTTCGCCGTAtggcctactcagtccgaaatagcacccgttggcaagagttattctgcgtttcgaggctaacattgttgttgctgttaatactggttccaatatagacgaaattatctacgacttcgaagttatgactgtcaacagtgatgtgggatcaaagtcgcgagtgcgacaactgtttgtttgatgacaggaaatatttcgtcttgccttcgttcactaccagacccatttgcttcgcttccttatccaatttggagaaagcagaagaAACAGCGAGGTTGTCGACGCCTATGATATCGTTGccgtcggcgtacgccagcattcgtacactcttgtagaagattgtaccttctcagctcgaactattttctttaaCAGTAGGGAGACgtcttgtttgaaacctcgtttgatatcgaacggctcagagaggtctttcccgatcccgacggagcttttggtattgccgaacgtcagtttgcacagccATTAGTATTTGCGGGATAGCGGGGTTTAGCGACatatcctgctatatggtgcagagacatggacgatgacaacatctggggagtcggcgttacgagttttcgagagaaaggttctgcggaagatttatattaacatagttcagcgatttaaGAGACATCGgttacactggctaggtcatatcgttcGAATGGgtgaaacactccagctctaaaagtatttgAAGCAGTACCCCCCGCTGAAACGAAGAAGAACTCCCCTCCTTTGGAAAGATCTGGTGTAAAACgaactggctacacttggaatctccaatttgcTCTGAACAGGGAAAAGGAAGAATGATGTCATAAACTCGtctataaccgtgtaagcggtgtctatgccaaaaaagaagaagaagacatcaGTAATTCGTATCTCGTGTTGTATAAATGCGATCGGGTTCCACTACATCACGTTAAAAAGGTaagactttattttaaaaacactttCTACACGGTTTTATGATTGTTTGACTCAGAATTGTTTAAATTTGTGTCAAAGACGGATTTTAGCAAAGATAAAATACAGTTTTTCTTCGCTAAATGCGAAAACTCAAGCCAAACGccgaaaaaatttgaatactgTTTATGGCTCCGCTACAACCAATCACTAAATATCgacaaaataatagaaaccgTCAAGCCCAACCTTCATGTAAGCTCTATTTTAACTACCCAAGAGCTAAACATTGCACAAAAACCACTTTGGAACCATTTAAATAAGGCTGAATGCAAAAAGCAGCTCGTTATAAAGACGATAATGGTGAACGCAAAAGAATTCATGGACAGAATTTACATTTGCGAATCGCTGCTGCATCGCAAGAAAATCGATCCATTTCTAAACCCGATGATTGCTGATGATGAAAGGTACGTCACTGACGGCAAGGTCAAGATAACACTTTCGCGGTGAGCTACCGCAACCTGTGAACAAACCAGGTTTGATAGTCAGGACTGGCTTACCgcgtgtttggtgggattggcaggGAATCGTCTACTATGAACTGCTCCTCTACGCCCAAGCTCTCTCAATTTGAACTTAACTGTCAAAATTGAACCGTCTTTTGAAAGCAATAGCCCCGAAGCAGTCAGCCTTGGCCAATAGGAGCGGAATTGTGTTTAATAACGGCAACGCCCGACCACACACGTTGATAGTGCTTCGTAGAAGCTCCCGTAGCTAAGTTGAGTTGTTCTTATGCATCTATCTTTGGACCAAGCGACAAGTGATTACTAGCGTAGTTCAAGTAAAAATTCAAGTTCAATAACggattttatttgttattgtgtacattttgtgtacaatttttctattttttatcaCCTTTGCCATCGCATTTGCTTTTACTACCTGATTTTCCTTTCACAAACTTCATTAGTGCATCGCTGGTGAAGCTCTTCGGTCGTTCAATGGGTATTTGTAGGGCCCGATGCCAGGTTATGGATGATAACACACCAATTGCGCGTGAAACCCCAAACAGCACCGTATAGTATTCCATTTCCTTCAGGCCGTAGTAGCGCAACAAGACACCGGAATGGGCATCCACATTTGCCCAgggatttttaattttctgcatTGATTGCAGAATGGGTGGCACCACTTTGTAAATTGTCTTCACCAACAGATAGGTTTCGTATTTCGGCAAATACCTTTCGCCGAATGCTTGCAGCGCCATATAGCGTGGATCAGTCTTACGCAAAACCGCATGTCCGTAGCCGGGTATCACATGGCctgatttcaacgttttctgTACATATTCTTTGACTTTGTCCTCCGGTGGATTTTTACTACCCAattctttttgcatttttccaaTCCAATCTAATACTTCTTGATTGGCCAACCCATGTAGTGGACCGGCTAAGCCGCTTAGACCAGCTCCAAATGCAAGAAACGGATCACTTAATGCCGACGCCACTAAGTGGGTGGTATGTGATGAAACATTGCCCGAATCGTGATCGCTATGTAAGAACAGATATAGACGTAAAAGTTCGTAGAAGAATGGATCGTCGAAGCCTAGCATGCGGCCATAGTTGGCCGACCAATCCAGCTTCTTATCGATCTCATCGCAGCCCTTGCCGTCAAGATAGATGTTTCGATAAATTCGCGCCGCTATATTTGGCAATTTGGCAAGTAGGGTTATGCCGTCTTCCAGCGAATATTTCCAGAATTCAGCACGCTTTACGCCGGAATGGTAGGCTTTTAAGAATTTACTATCTTTGTTGAGCGACGTGACGGCCATTGACAACTGTGACATTGGATGCAGATCTTTTGGTAAATtatccaacatttttttaacataatccGGCAGTGCGGCCTTTGCATTCCATTCGTCGGTCACCATTTTTGTCTGTTCTGCAGTGGGTATATTACCTGTCAGTAATAACCAAAAGATGCCCTCTGGCAAGGGTTCGTCGCCACACTCAGCCTTTGGCATTTGTTTTTGACATTCTGGTATGCTGAAACCTCGGAAACGTATACCTTCATTGGGATCCAGTAACGAAGTTTCGCAAAGTAATGCTGGTATACCACGCATACCACCGTAAATTTGTGATATCTTAACTTCGCCTAATTTGGTGTTACCATGCTCTTTGACAAACTTCTTGAGTCGTTCTTGTTCGGATTTGATTTTCTCGGCGAGAACTGAACGAAGATCTGCTTTACCGCCTTTGCCACCCTTCGTATCGCATTTACTGCTGTTCCACCGCATACATATTTTGCTCACATTTGGTGCCAAGGACTTGACGCACTGATGCGACGAACCTCTAAAGAAAATCATTGCCTTTAAATgtctgtatttttaattttttccaaaagttgtaaatttttgtttattttaagaaatgaaaacgaataaataaatttataatatttatttttttttttttgaaagaatgaATAACATAAGATACAAAGCATATATTAATTTACCTTATAAACTACCTATATGATATATGGTATTAAAAAAGGCATGTTTTAggtaccttcttcttcttctttaatggcatagacaccgcttacgtggttatagccgagttaacaacagcgcgccaatcatTTCTTGTTTTACTAATTTGGCGTAATTTGAGacaccaagtgcagccaggtgcttctccacctgatctttccaacggagtggaggtcttccttttcctctgcttcccccggcgtgtactgcgtcgaatactttcagagctggagtgttttcatctaatatggacgacatgacctacccaatgcagccgctgtctcttaaatcgctgcactatgtcaatgtcgtcatataactcgtacagctcatcgttccatcgaatgcgatattcgtcgtttaccatgcgcaaaagaccataagacctttctctcgaaaactcgtaacgtcgattcatcagtcgttgtcatcgtccatgcgtctgcaccatatagcaggacgggaataatgagtgacttatagattttggtttttgttcgtcgagagagcactttactttttaattgcctactaagtccaaagtagcaccttttggcaagagttattctacgttggattttcaggctggttgttggtggtgttgatactggttccaagatagacgaaattgttTACGACTTCaaggttatgactgtcaacagtgacgtgagagccaagtcgaacgtctgttccatcgtcatcgattggagaatcgggttcgccttctcctagcgttatgctttcactgccattcagaagTGTTCTGTCCATAATTCTAGTATGCCCTGGgtatcggttactagatcacctccttgggttctacaagagtatgctccggtcttgaaaccttctgttagtcaccgcattttttcttagaattttcgagcattatccttgagggccagcttgtcaagctgagtaaaacacgctctgtaattttcattgaaataacttaaatattgggcgatatatgcagcataaagtcacccggaagttcaaaaatctgtatattaggtacatatataGGGGCTCGGAGAAATATTGaccccgattcaacccatttttgaaacACAGAGATGCTATTtttaggaaaggattctctctgaatccCATACATTATCCGATATTTTCGGTccaaagtcaactatagatgcTAGCGTCCACATAATTTATACTTAGAGTCttaaacagttttggttggcCTTGGACAATtcttggtcataaggtggcattaCCTTAATAGAACTATTAGTGAAAAAATTGtactagaaagtgaaagaattaagTGGAATTTGAAActtgctatatgggaagtaggcgtggttgtagtccgagttcgtccattttcacactgtggtATAGGAATATAAGAAGAATGTCATGTATTAAATATAATCGGTAGGTCGGGTCTGGAGaaatgtgatttcaccaaaaagtgggcagtgccacgcccatcgtccaattttgaccgCAGCCCCTttaaagccttctcataccatcttggaagaaaaatttaatgtctctggttATTACatattagttattgatttatcgaaCTTTTAGTAGTATTGaactgtaccgttatatggggagtagaCGGGGTtatatccgatttcatccatttttacagtgtCGATGGGGGAATTAAAGGAATTTGTCCAGAGGGATTCaagttttatttatatcttaatttggtgcttagttatggcactttatgttttcgattaatggtgttttgtgggcgtggcaggacagacggacagacaaacagtcacccggatttcaactcgtttcgtcatcctgatcatttatatatatacatatgtatgtatattaaaacaaaatcttaCTGCCTAACACACAAGACacgaaaatatcaattttatttgttgcttaCAGATCGTTCACCAAAAAGGCCGGTTCGGGTATGGAACACAGAGAATCAAAGAAGAACGATTTTTCTTGTGACTTTAAGTCCGTCTGCAATCGTAtcggtattttaaaattttccaaaatgatAAACACAACGCAAAGGTCGGTGTTACTTTTAATAACGAGATCACACGTGACagatttaaaattcaaattggaACACAGCATGCGATGTCACCACCCACTTGCAGTTGACTTCATCTCTGCCAATCGTTATCGCCGCTTGCTATGATGTAAGAAATAGCATCGCTTTGAGCCCCTCAAAACAGTTTCTTCTGAAATTTCAACGCGATCGGTACTGTCTAAAGACCATCGGACTATCAATTCTCGCTTGTTAATTGTTGTTTGCTCCCCAGCTTTCGAATCTTGCTGTTACATTTGCGAATTTTTGCTTGCGCTTGCCTTTTATTATTAGACGATTGACAATTCTCATAATCGCGGCTTATCGCAGGCTCCACGGCGGACAATAACAAGCAATTACACAACAAgacggcaaatttgcataaataaatattttatatacatagtcTCGTTTGCGGAAGCTGCTCTTCGGCCGGAAAATGCTGTCACAAGTTATCGTTACAATCATCGCTATAACAGTTATATTGATGTCGATGCTCAGTCACGCTGCACCGGTgcttggtacatacatatttatttacatacaagtatacttttaaatgcaaataccatataagtatatataataatatacatatataagtacatagacTGGTACCAAAAGATTTGGGTGTGTGATTTTAACGGGTTTTTCAGTAAGAGTGctacaaaagttatttttttttaataaaacaaaagcgtGATATCAATGAACATGGCCACCACAGGCACGCTTGCAGAAATCCAGACTCTGAACCCAATGTTCGAtggttttcaaacataaatcggccgatacagCTGCAacttcacgttcgatattcgtacgaagttcatcaattgtCGATGGATTGTTGGCATAttccatagacttgacgtagccccacagaaaatagtctaacggcatcAAATCACACGACAGTGAGGCGCCAATTGACTgcgccatttcgtgagataacacgttcatcaaacttggtcaataaattgattgtgacAATCGCTGtatggcttgtggcgccgtcttgttggtaccacatattgtccaagtccatatcatccaattcgaaCCAAAagtattcggttatcattgagcggtagcgatttccattctcagtaacgtgccggtcttgatcatcgcGGAAGAAGTAcgacccaatgacgccgccagctcataaaccgcaccaaaccgtaattttttcttgatgcgatggtgactcatggagtaagTGTGGATTGCTTCCTAAACAATAACGCATaatttgcttattgacgaagccattcagcagaaatgagcttcatcgttgaagatgatttttcgatgaaaatccggggtggtcaagcgacttcagttcttgcgtcaatttgatcttgtaaggatgtaggccaagatcttttcggaAAATTCGCCACAGCGACGTTACGGAGatgtccaacgcttgagaacgacgttaCTGATTTGGGACTtcttcaattgatgcgctagcagCAGCAACATTCTCGACACTACCGGCACTTCTTTATATCATTGGCAcgtgaa
It includes:
- the LOC126757583 gene encoding probable citrate synthase, mitochondrial; amino-acid sequence: MIFFRGSSHQCVKSLAPNVSKICMRWNSSKCDTKGGKGGKADLRSVLAEKIKSEQERLKKFVKEHGNTKLGEVKISQIYGGMRGIPALLCETSLLDPNEGIRFRGFSIPECQKQMPKAECGDEPLPEGIFWLLLTGNIPTAEQTKMVTDEWNAKAALPDYVKKMLDNLPKDLHPMSQLSMAVTSLNKDSKFLKAYHSGVKRAEFWKYSLEDGITLLAKLPNIAARIYRNIYLDGKGCDEIDKKLDWSANYGRMLGFDDPFFYELLRLYLFLHSDHDSGNVSSHTTHLVASALSDPFLAFGAGLSGLAGPLHGLANQEVLDWIGKMQKELGSKNPPEDKVKEYVQKTLKSGHVIPGYGHAVLRKTDPRYMALQAFGERYLPKYETYLLVKTIYKVVPPILQSMQKIKNPWANVDAHSGVLLRYYGLKEMEYYTVLFGVSRAIGVLSSITWHRALQIPIERPKSFTSDALMKFVKGKSGSKSKCDGKGDKK